A region from the Candidatus Bathyarchaeota archaeon genome encodes:
- a CDS encoding Coenzyme F420 hydrogenase/dehydrogenase, beta subunit C-terminal domain, with the protein MQTRKLGFEASLEKNVVLTRRCVGCATCVVVCPFNCLEYNEGQPRLVKECETCGICPQVCPEYDWLWSKAEEFVFGRQRKENEEFGIYRRLVLAQATDKKILEHCQDGGVVTAILTYALQNSIVEGVALSGLAENKPLYPLPKLATTPKEVLENAGTRYSYSPNMLALQEGVKQRKKSLAFVGTPCQIHAIRKIQMFPLKKYSNPLQFTVGLMCTESFTYDGLFEKHLKKNMDLNLNDFEKMNIKGKVLISLKSGEVKSVSLSEAKQYTRESCRLCNDFSAELADISVGGLGLSGWTFVILRTEKGEKIFDGAVEAEVLRTKAVDEESFALTLLAKLSKKKRKNSPRN; encoded by the coding sequence ATGCAGACTCGTAAGTTAGGCTTCGAAGCTTCCTTGGAAAAAAATGTGGTTTTAACTCGTCGGTGTGTAGGCTGCGCCACTTGCGTAGTGGTGTGTCCCTTCAACTGTTTGGAGTATAACGAGGGGCAACCGAGACTCGTGAAAGAATGTGAAACTTGTGGCATTTGCCCTCAGGTTTGCCCAGAATATGATTGGCTGTGGTCTAAGGCAGAAGAATTTGTCTTTGGAAGACAAAGAAAAGAAAATGAGGAATTCGGCATCTATCGTCGCCTTGTTCTGGCTCAAGCAACGGATAAGAAAATACTAGAACATTGTCAGGACGGAGGTGTTGTCACCGCCATTCTTACTTATGCTTTGCAAAACAGTATTGTTGAAGGAGTAGCCCTTTCAGGGCTCGCGGAAAATAAACCTCTTTATCCCCTGCCTAAACTGGCGACAACCCCGAAAGAGGTTTTGGAAAACGCTGGAACCCGATACTCTTACTCGCCAAACATGTTAGCTCTGCAAGAAGGTGTAAAACAAAGAAAGAAGAGTTTGGCTTTTGTGGGCACTCCCTGTCAGATTCATGCAATTCGGAAAATACAGATGTTTCCCCTAAAGAAGTATTCCAACCCGTTGCAATTTACGGTTGGATTAATGTGCACAGAAAGCTTCACGTACGATGGGCTTTTTGAAAAGCACCTCAAGAAAAACATGGATCTCAACTTGAATGATTTTGAAAAGATGAATATTAAAGGAAAAGTCCTTATATCTCTGAAGTCGGGTGAAGTGAAGAGTGTTTCCTTGTCTGAGGCAAAGCAGTATACCAGAGAGAGTTGCCGTCTTTGCAACGACTTCAGCGCCGAACTAGCGGACATTTCCGTTGGTGGCTTAGGACTTAGTGGCTGGACATTTGTAATCCTTAGAACCGAAAAAGGTGAAAAAATTTTTGATGGCGCGGTGGAAGCTGAAGTGTTAAGAACCAAAGCGGTGGATGAAGAGTCTTTTGCGCTAACTCTCTTGGCTAAGCTTTCAAAGAAGAAGCGAAAAAATTCTCCAAGAAACTAA
- a CDS encoding thymidylate synthase, translated as MEYIKISAFDCPDAWYKTLNAIWNKGDIFEVCYGSEYAKTKKLNISIEIAKPETRPLVNDKAPCDMKYVQWYALKYLWSGIIEDETYTYGSRLRKPIDQIEEAIKRYLEEPADRQITLAVRLPEDIMKHINDRKHEPPCLSLIDTEVLEGKLHLTCYFRSWDAYAGLPANIAGIQLLNEAFVSEINRRGTLKLKTGKLVFHSKNCHLYERQFKIVEDLLKPKNDDRRKILRSQNQPK; from the coding sequence ATGGAATATATTAAGATCAGTGCTTTTGATTGTCCAGACGCGTGGTATAAAACCTTAAACGCCATATGGAATAAAGGCGACATCTTCGAAGTATGCTACGGCTCCGAATACGCCAAAACTAAGAAACTCAATATTTCCATAGAAATCGCCAAGCCAGAAACTAGACCACTCGTTAATGACAAGGCACCCTGCGACATGAAATATGTGCAATGGTACGCACTAAAATATTTGTGGTCAGGCATAATTGAAGATGAAACATACACTTATGGCAGTAGACTGAGAAAACCCATAGACCAAATAGAAGAAGCAATCAAGCGCTACCTTGAAGAGCCTGCGGACAGACAAATAACGCTAGCAGTACGATTGCCTGAAGACATAATGAAACACATCAATGACAGAAAGCATGAGCCACCGTGCCTAAGCCTAATCGATACAGAAGTCCTTGAAGGTAAGCTTCACTTGACATGCTACTTCAGATCCTGGGACGCTTATGCAGGATTACCCGCAAACATCGCCGGAATTCAATTGCTCAACGAAGCCTTCGTCTCCGAAATCAACAGACGGGGAACCCTTAAGCTGAAAACTGGCAAACTGGTTTTTCACTCTAAAAACTGCCACCTCTACGAAAGACAGTTTAAAATTGTGGAAGACTTGTTGAAGCCAAAAAATGATGACAGAAGAAAAATACTCAGATCACAAAACCAACCAAAATAG
- a CDS encoding DUF166 domain-containing protein encodes MQLCVIYNDEFAERVMGNLINTSNYCKSCGFTCAYCRQLYSSFAADIQAVYKTPTNLPAFVDEPEKYLPHDVPNCDVILAIGLHPDILASIPTLAKKAKAKAIIVPLENRNWCHRGLQRQLEESLNEKDVEYAFPKPFCMLQETGKPAIDSFVWRYQIGKPLVEVKVERGRITDAQVLRSAPCGSTWYVAQQIKWTKISDIEDTVAVAHHAFPCTASMDVDPEIGQPILHVAGFAIREVVKDAIKRAQKDACE; translated from the coding sequence ATGCAGCTCTGTGTAATTTACAACGACGAGTTTGCTGAGCGAGTTATGGGAAACCTGATTAACACGTCAAACTACTGCAAATCATGCGGCTTCACATGCGCCTACTGCAGACAACTCTACAGCTCCTTCGCAGCAGACATCCAAGCAGTCTACAAGACCCCTACAAATCTACCTGCTTTTGTTGACGAGCCAGAAAAATATTTGCCCCACGACGTACCCAACTGCGACGTCATACTAGCTATTGGACTGCATCCAGACATACTAGCATCAATACCAACTCTTGCAAAGAAAGCAAAAGCGAAAGCCATCATCGTTCCTTTAGAAAATCGAAACTGGTGCCACCGCGGCTTGCAAAGACAACTCGAAGAATCACTAAACGAAAAAGATGTTGAATACGCGTTTCCAAAACCTTTCTGCATGCTACAAGAAACCGGAAAGCCAGCCATAGACAGTTTTGTTTGGCGATATCAGATAGGAAAGCCTCTTGTTGAAGTGAAAGTTGAACGAGGCAGGATTACTGACGCCCAGGTTTTGAGAAGCGCACCATGCGGTTCAACTTGGTATGTGGCTCAGCAAATTAAATGGACAAAAATCTCAGACATCGAAGATACTGTGGCAGTGGCACATCACGCCTTTCCCTGTACAGCAAGCATGGATGTTGACCCAGAGATTGGACAACCCATTCTTCATGTGGCTGGTTTCGCTATTAGAGAAGTAGTGAAAGACGCTATAAAACGGGCTCAAAAGGATGCGTGCGAGTAG
- a CDS encoding DEAD/DEAH box helicase produces the protein MFELKKLFEGFLETAREIFVIGGMKHMQVQFFKDLPLSPEVMKGIEALGFDDLFPIQAQAITPLLKGKDVIGQARTGTGKTAAFGIPMVECLNPRLNSVQGLILEPTRELAIQVAEHISRLGKYAAFKVLPIYGGASIQKQISELEKGVHIVVGTPGRLIDHLKRGTLNLASVNIVVLDEADRMLDMGFIDDIEYILSKTPANRQTNLFSATIDQSVMNVCDRYMKKPEKILVSKDEIALTQIDQYYMVVNPANKFGILRNILDENHIERAIIFCRTRKYTSMLADRLRAQGYDARPLHAGFTQSHRDFVVNSFRKGKLKLLVATDVAARGLDIQGITHIINYDIPLDALVYFHRIGRTARMGREGTAITIVGYGELTQLNSIKALTKTAIKELETPAQLW, from the coding sequence ATGTTTGAATTGAAGAAGCTTTTTGAAGGCTTTTTAGAAACTGCACGTGAAATTTTTGTGATAGGAGGAATGAAACATATGCAAGTGCAATTCTTTAAGGATTTGCCGTTGAGCCCAGAAGTAATGAAGGGCATTGAAGCGCTTGGATTCGATGACCTTTTTCCAATTCAGGCCCAAGCGATAACCCCGTTGTTAAAAGGCAAAGATGTTATAGGGCAGGCTCGGACTGGAACGGGAAAGACTGCTGCTTTTGGAATTCCGATGGTTGAGTGCCTGAACCCGAGGCTTAACAGCGTTCAAGGCTTGATCTTAGAGCCAACGCGTGAACTCGCAATACAGGTTGCAGAGCACATAAGCCGATTGGGCAAATATGCAGCATTTAAAGTCTTACCCATCTACGGCGGAGCATCCATTCAAAAGCAAATATCAGAATTGGAAAAAGGTGTCCACATTGTTGTGGGTACACCAGGTCGCTTAATCGACCACCTGAAACGAGGAACATTAAATCTGGCATCAGTAAACATTGTTGTTCTCGACGAAGCTGATAGAATGCTTGATATGGGATTCATAGATGATATAGAATACATACTCTCAAAGACTCCAGCAAACAGGCAAACAAACCTTTTCTCGGCAACAATAGACCAATCAGTAATGAATGTATGCGACAGATACATGAAAAAACCTGAAAAGATACTAGTAAGTAAAGATGAAATAGCCCTTACACAGATAGACCAATACTACATGGTTGTAAACCCTGCGAACAAATTTGGAATCTTACGCAACATTTTAGACGAAAACCACATAGAACGCGCTATAATATTCTGCCGAACGCGCAAATACACAAGCATGTTAGCAGACAGATTAAGAGCACAAGGATATGACGCAAGACCGTTGCATGCTGGCTTCACTCAATCGCATAGAGACTTCGTTGTCAACTCGTTTAGAAAAGGAAAACTAAAATTGCTCGTGGCTACTGATGTTGCTGCAAGAGGCTTAGACATTCAGGGAATAACACATATAATAAACTATGACATCCCATTGGACGCATTAGTCTATTTTCACAGAATCGGACGAACAGCAAGGATGGGACGCGAAGGAACAGCAATAACAATTGTCGGTTATGGAGAACTTACACAGTTAAACAGCATAAAAGCCCTAACCAAAACTGCGATAAAAGAATTAGAAACACCAGCCCAATTGTGGTGA
- a CDS encoding translation initiation factor 1A — MGKRKIISEEDFGNIVLPVANDVLGIAIQMLSNDRIRAKCQDGHIRLCRIRGKMKRRFWIRQSDIVLVSPWGFQSDKPGDIYWAEETKLNC; from the coding sequence ATGGGAAAAAGAAAAATCATCAGCGAAGAGGATTTTGGAAATATTGTACTCCCAGTTGCAAACGATGTACTAGGCATAGCCATTCAAATGCTAAGTAACGATCGAATTAGAGCGAAGTGCCAAGACGGTCACATAAGGCTTTGCAGAATCCGAGGCAAGATGAAGAGACGATTCTGGATTAGACAAAGTGACATCGTCTTGGTTTCCCCTTGGGGCTTTCAGTCAGACAAACCAGGCGACATCTACTGGGCAGAAGAAACCAAGCTGAATTGCTAA